In Arachis hypogaea cultivar Tifrunner chromosome 17, arahy.Tifrunner.gnm2.J5K5, whole genome shotgun sequence, a single window of DNA contains:
- the LOC140172899 gene encoding uncharacterized protein has product MSVITLLLLILCFFALLLPSASALVSDGITLLSLLSHWTFVPPIINSTWNPSDSIPCSWVGVQCNHEHNVLSLNLTNHGILGQLGPKIRQLQHLQALVLANNGFSGKVPSELSNCSLLQLLDLSNNSFSGQIPYSFKKLQNLQYMSLSFNLLSGEIPDSLFQIPQLQEVNLHSNHLSGPIPTSIGNLTELLRLDLHGNKLTGTIPSSIGNCMKLEDLVLNENKLEGELPLVMVNLKHLKNISLFDNQLSGFIPQSLGINSSLVKLDLTMNDFTGNIPPNLCLGKQLRVLNMGSNKLQGSIPSEVGRCETLSMLILSDNHLTGSLPEFASNLNLKIMDMSRNRIGGTIPSSLEKCTNLIEINLSMNKFTGLIPSQLGKLLNIEVLNLAHNSLEGALPNQLSNCTKMDSFDVGFNSLNGSFPSSLRSWTGLTTLILRENRFTGGIPTFLSEFNKLHDLQLGGNLFGGKIPPSLGKLKNLIDGLNLSANGLTGEIPFEIGKLNVLSSLDLSSNNLTGSMDVLGELSLNNLNVSYNFLHGPVPETLMNFLNSSPSSFLGNPYLCVSFSASHSSNRTKASYLKPCVYKSNYHLGISISAIVMIELGSTILVSGILIALVVRRLNASDSMLSHVENKKEDINLGLPFYGGMVKDDIIKVDDGCIVGRGAHAIVYKVQHNGLALAVKKIVFRGQDNKRLEIMKREVETLYMIKHINLVSILGYSVAKDYGLIFTRYMEKGSLHDILHRNIPSPAWNVRLKIAHGIAQGLKYLHYDCDPPIVHRDIKPQNILLDAEMEPHISDFGTANIRNLAEDSYTHSDFPWQKLSARIAGTAGYMAPECAYATEPSRTFDVYSYGVVLLELITRKRVLVDGNEHIVSWVRSVWDDETNKIDKIVDSYLAASFPNSAVLEKQVTALLSLALRCTERDQRNRPMMIEVVNFYRKSIFKLRCDHMANDNNDGAEVAVGVAPQPPFNNEPDISTNPVSNTQGQGDSYVHEESNEPQDVYALDDLRLVSTPKIGVDGLIIKVIGNGKLRVEQVAVKTGPVVPKVTYTWPYLKFLPTVTGPVVTIPFNWFFLSSWAQYMYQKSSLKLHLNFFFIAPIKDSSTCCVNPEE; this is encoded by the exons ATGAGTGTCATCACACTCCTCTTGTTGATTCTTTGCTTCTTTGCCTTATTATTACCTTCTGCTTCTGCTCTTGTCTCTGATGGGATAACTCTGCTGTCATTGTTGTCACACTGGACCTTTGTTCCTCCCATTATCAACTCCACCTGGAATCCATCTGATTCCATTCCATGCTCATGGGTTGGAGTCCAGTGTAACCATGAGCACAATGTGCTCTCCCTTAACCTCACTAACCATGGGATTCTTGGTCAACTTGGACCCAAGATAAGACAATTGCAACACTTGCAGGCTCTTGTGTTGGCCAATAATGGTTTCTCAGGAAAGGTACCTTCAGAGCTAAGTAATTGTAGTTTGCTTCAGCTCTTAGACCTTTCTAATAACAGCTTTAGCGGACAGATACCATATAGCTTCAAGAAGTTGCAAAATCTGCAGTATATGAGCTTGTCATTCAATCTGTTGAGTGGTGAGATTCCAGATTCCTTGTTTCAGATTCCTCAACTGCAAGAAGTGAACCTTCACTCTAACCATCTCAGTGGTCCTATCCCAACCAGCATAGGCAACTTGACTGAGCTGTTGAGGTTGGATCTACATGGTAATAAGTTAACAGGTACTATTCCTTCATCCATTGGTAATTGCATGAAATTAGAGGATTTGGTTTTGAATGAGAACAAACTCGAAGGAGAACTACCATTGGTGATGGTTAATCTCAAGCATCTGAAAAATATCTCACTGTTTGACAATCAGTTATCTGGATTCATACCTCAAAGCTTGGGAATCAATAGCAGCCTAGTGAAGCTGGACCTTACAATGAATGATTTCACTGGTAATATCCCCCCCAATCTCTGCCTTGGAAAACAATTACGTGTGCTGAACATGGGATCTAATAAACTTCAAGGTAGCATACCTTCTGAGGTAGGAAGATGTGAAACTCTAAGCATGTTAATTCTCAGTGACAACCATTTAACCGGCTCTCTTCCGGAGTTCGCGAGTAACCTGAACCTCAAGATTATGGACATGAGCAGGAACAGAATTGGTGGAACTATACCATCAAGTTTGGAGAAGTGCACTAATCTTATAGAAATAAATTTGTCAATGAACAAATTTACTGGCCTCATACCATCACAGCTTGGAAAGCTTCTGAATATTGAGGTTTTGAATCTTGCACATAACAGCTTGGAAGGTGCTTTGCCAAATCAGCTGTCAAATTGTACTAAAATGGATAGTTTTGATGTTGGATTCAATTCCCTCAATGGATCATTCCCATCAAGTTTGCGGAGTTGGACGGGTTTAACAACATTGATTTTAAGAGAGAATCGTTTTACAGGGGGTATCCCAACTTTTCTTTCAGAATTTAACAAGCTCCATGATTTACAGCTTGGTGGAAATTTGTTTGGAGGAAAAATTCCTCCATCATTAGGAAAGTTGAAGAATCTGATCGATGGATTGAATCTGAGTGCTAATGGATTGACAGGTGAAATTCCCTTTGAAATTGGGAAGCTAAATGTACTGTCTAGTCTGGATTTATCCTCAAACAATTTGACAGGAAGCATGGATGTTCTTGGTGAACTTTCGTTGAACAACTTGAATGTTTCATACAATTTCTTGCATGGTCCTGTACCAGAAACTCTGATGAATTTCTTAAATTCCTCGCCGTCTTCATTCTTGGGCAATCCCTATCTCTGTGTCAGTTTTTCAGCTTCTCATAGCTCAAATCGCACCAAAGCTAGTTACTTGAAGCCATGTGTCTACAAATCAAATTATCATTTAGGTATCAGTATAAGTGCAATAGTGATGATAGAACTTGGTTCCACAATATTGGTTTCTGGCATACTGATAGCACTAGTTGTTCGCCGGCTAAATGCCTCTGATTCAATGCTTTCACatgttgaaaataaaaaggaagataTTAACTTGGGTTTACCCTTTTATGGTGGCATGGTGAAGGATGATATTATCAAAGTAGATGATGGTTGTATTGTTGGCAGAGGAGCCCATGCAATAGTTTATAAAGTCCAGCATAATGGTCTAGCTCTTGCTGTAAAGAAAATTGTATTTAGAGGACAGGACAACAAGCGCTTAGAAATCATGAAAAGAGAAGTCGAAACCCTCTATATGATTAAGCACATAAATTTGGTAAGTATCCTGGGGTACAGCGTGGCTAAGGACTATGGTTTAATATTTACTCGCTACATGGAAAAGGGAAGCCTTCATGATATTTTGCATAGGAACATTCCATCACCAGCCTGGAATGTTCGGCTTAAGATAGCTCATGGAATTGCACAGGGACTAAAATACCTGCATTATGATTGCGATCCGCCGATAGTGCACCGAGACATCAAACCACAGAATATACTCCTTGATGCTGAGATGGAGCCTCATATTTCAGATTTTGGTACTGCCAACATCAGGAACCTAGCTGAGGATTCTTATACTCATTCTGATTTCCCTTGGCAAAAGCTTTCAGCACGTATAGCTGGTACTGCTGGCTATATGGCACCAG AGTGTGCATATGCAACAGAGCCAAGCAGAACTTTTGACGTATATAGCTATGGAGTAGTGTTGCTTGAGCTAATAACCAGAAAAAGAGTGTTAGTTGATGGCAATGAACATATAGTGAGTTGGGTTAGATCTGTCTGGGATGATGAAACAAACAAAATTGACAAGATTGTTGATTCATACCTTGCAGCTTCATTTCCCAATTCAGCAGTGTTGGAAAAGCAAGTAACCGCGTTGCTTTCGTTGGCATTGAGATGCACAGAGAGAGATCAACGCAATCGACCAATGATGATAGAAGTGGTCAACTTCTACAGAAAAAGCATATTCAAGTTGAGGTGTGATCATATGGCTAATGATAATAATGATGGTGCTGAAGTTGCTGTAGGTGTAGCACCACAACCACCATTCAATAATGAACCAGATATCAGTACTAATCCAGTTTCCAACACTCAGGGTCAGGGAGACTCCTATGTGCATGAAGAAAGTAATGAACCACAAGATGTCTATGCTTTAGATGATTTGAGGCTTGTGTCTACACCTAAAATTGGTGTTGATGGACTCATAATTAAAGTAATAGGCAATGGTAAGTTACGTGTTGAACAAGTTGCAGTGAAAACTGGACCGGTTGTTCCTAAAGTGACCTACACTTGGCCTTATTTGAAGTTCCTTCCAACTGTGACTGGACCAGTAGTTACAATACCTTTCAACTGGTTTTTCCTCTCTTCTTGGGCTCAATATATGTACCAAAAGAGTTCCTTGAAATTACACCTCAATTTCTTCTTTATAGCACCTATCAAGGACTCTTCTACTTGTTGTGTAAACCCTGAAGAATAA
- the LOC112764843 gene encoding uncharacterized protein, with translation MPFVTMRMSSVTLFLILCFSTSLYDASALASDGVTLLSLLTHWTFVPPIINSTWKGSDSVPCSWIGVQCNHAYNVISLNLSDLGIQGQLGPEIGQLYRLQTLVLSNNGFLGEVPSELSNCTLLQVLDLSNNSFSGLIPNSFKKLQSLRSMNLSSNLLGGTIPDSLFQIRQLEEMNLHNNHLSGPIPSSIGNLTELLRLHLHGNQLSGTIPSSIGNCSKLEELFLNENRLNGELSLEMAKLKNLKTMSLFDNQFLGVIPQDLGINSSIVKLDFTNNKFTGNLPPSLCFRKKLQVLNMGSNRLQGNIPSDVGRCTSLSMVILSENNFIVFESNMNLKYLHISKNNISGPIPPSLENCTNLAAINMSLNKFNGLIPSALGKLVNLTILDLSHNNLEGPLPPQLSNCTKMDHFDVGFNSLNGSFPSSLRNWTGITTLILRENHFTGGIPSFFSELSKLRELQLGGNLIGGTIPPSLGKLQNLFYGLNLSSNGLTGVIPLELGHLQELQSLDLSLNNLTGNIDVLDKLLSLTEINISNNFLHGPVPKSLFKFLNSSSSSFLGNPHLCVSCSPSSGLNCTNTSNLKPCPYQSTDHKGISALVILMIELASSLFVSAMLVALLLMYLRKKEMKNDVYGEKWLSVIKFFTENQSAPLHDIVMQATDNLNDQYIIGRGAHGIVYRAQLGYTTFAVKKIAFERNKRKYLHIMRKEIEVLGGIKHRNLVSCADYWIGENYGLVLYKYMKNGSLHDILHGKHPPLPLCWNIRLNIAVGIAHGLKYLHHDHTTPIVHRDIKPQNILLNDDMEPLISDFGTALYRNLAIHSYSQSQSWKKLSTYVVGTAGYIAPENAYVIVQSRKSDVYSYGVVLLELLTRKRVVVEEERKVTGLVSWVRSIWLETGKIEEIVDPDLANAFPSSGRLAWQVTKVLLLALRCTERKPRKRPTMKDIVGYYQQEIFKLSCDDVDMVNEDVVDVAPQPYSVPFFSTNPFSDTQCDSYMHGETSEAAMLRHNKFALYVDNEPQDSNGFSWWQDFSQSQNSLVDWNVMATTKTSVDGFTVKLIGNGKTYTEQVVVTALFVHKVTYTWPYLFFLPTVNGPVVTQPFNWFFLSCLTQYMYQQKSLKSQLKSCFIAPINDSSSCVIVCNNGVNGR, from the exons ATGCCTTTTGTCACTATGCGTATGAGTAGTGTCACACTCTTCTTGATTCTTTGCTTCTCTACCTCCTTGTATGATGCTTCTGCTCTTGCCTCTGATGGTGTCACTCTCCTTTCACTCTTGACTCATTGGACCTTTGTTCCACCCATCATAAACTCCACGTGGAAGGGCTCTGATTCGGTTCCGTGCTCGTGGATTGGAGTCCAATGCAACCATGCCTATAATGTGATCTCCCTTAATCTCAGTGATCTTGGGATTCAAGGTCAACTTGGACCAGAAATAGGACAATTATATCGCTTGCAGACCCTTGTGTTGTCGAATAATGGTTTCTTAGGAGAGGTACCTTCAGAGCTAAGTAACTGTACTTTGCTTCAGGTCTTAGACCTTTCTAATAACAGCTTTAGCGGACTGATACCAAATAGCTTCAAGAAGTTGCAAAGCTTACGCAGCATGAATTTGTCGTCTAATCTATTGGGTGGTACGATTCCCGATTCCTTGTTTCAAATTCGTCAGCTTGAAGAAATGAACCTTCACAATAACCATCTCAGTGGTCCTATACCATCCAGTATTGGGAACTTGACTGAGCTGTTAAGGTTACACTTACATGGTAATCAGTTGTCAGGTACGATTCCTTCATCCATTGGTAATTGCAGTAAACTAGAGGAATTGTTTCTGAATGAGAACAGATTGAATGGGGAACTATCTTTGGAGATGGCAAAGCTCAAGAATCTAAAGACTATGTCTTTGTTTGACAACCAGTTCTTAGGAGTCATTCCTCAAGACTTGGGAATCAATAGCAGCATAGTGAAACTGGACTTTACAAATAATAAGTTCACTGGTAATCTTCCACCAAGTCTTTGCTTTCGAAAGAAGTTACAAGTGCTGAACATGGGATCTAATCGACTTCAAGGTAACATACCTTCTGATGTAGGAAGGTGTACAAGTCTGAGTATGGTGATTCTCAGTGAAAATAATTTCATTGTTTTTGAGAGTAATATGAACCTCAAATACTTACACATAAGCAAGAACAACATCAGTGGACCAATTCCACCAAGTCTAGAAAATTGTACAAATCTTGCTGCAATTAACATGTCACTGAACAAGTTTAATGGGCTCATACCATCTGCACTTGGAAAGCTTGTGAATCTTACGATTTTGGATCTTTCACACAACAATTTGGAAGGACCTTTGCCACCACAGCTGTCAAATTGTACTAAAATGGATCATTTTGATGTTGGATTCAATTCCCTAAACGGTTCCTTCCCATCAAGTCTGAGGAACTGGACAGGGATAACCACATTAATTTTAAGAGAGAATCATTTTACAGGTGGTATCCCGAGCTTTTTCTCAGAACTTAGCAAGCTTCGTGAACTACAACTTGGTGGAAATTTGATTGGAGGAACAATTCCTCCATCATTGGGAAAACTGCAGAATCTGTTCTATGGGTTGAATTTGAGTAGCAATGGATTGACAGGTGTGATTCCTTTAGAACTTGGGCATCTACAAGAACTGCAAAGTCTGGACTTATCACTGAACAATTTGACAGGAAACATAGATGTTCTTGATAAACTACTTTCATTGACTGAGATCAATATTTCAAACAATTTCTTGCATGGTCCTGTTCCGAAATCTCTCTTTAAGTTTCTGAATTCCTCGTCATCTTCTTTCTTGGGTAATCCCCATTTATGTGTCAGTTGTTCTCCTTCTAGTGGCCTGAATTGCACCAACACTAGTAATTTGAAGCCATGTCCCTATCAATCAACTGATCACAAAGGCATCAGTGCATTGGTAATTTTAATGATAGAACTTGCATCCTCACTGTTTGTTTCAGCTATGCTGGTAGCTCTACTTTTGATGTATCTCCGCAAGAAAGAAATGAAGAATGATGTCTATGGTGAAAAATGGTTGTCTGTTATTAAGTTCTTCACTGAAAACCAGTCAGCTCCCCTTCACGACATAGTGATGCAGGCTACAGATAACCTAAATGATCAGTACATTATTGGCAGAGGAGCTCATGGGATTGTTTATAGAGCTCAACTGGGTTATACGACTTTTGCGGTAAAGAAGATTGCATTTGAAAGGAACAAGAGGAAGTATTTACATATTATGCGGAAAGAAATTGAAGTGCTGGGAGGGATCAAGCATAGAAACTTGGTCTCTTGTGCAGACTACTGGATAGGAGAGAACTATGGTTTAGTCTTATATAAATACATGAAGAATGGAAGCCTCCATGACATTTTGCATGGGAAACATCCCCCACTACCCTTATGTTGGAATATACGGCTTAACATCGCTGTTGGAATTGCACATGGGCTAAAATATCTGCATCATGACCACACCACACCCATAGTGCATCGAGACATAAAGCCACAGAATATACTTCTTAATGATGACATGGAGCCTCTTATATCTGATTTTGGTACTGCCCTCTACAGGAACCTAGCTATACATTCTTATAGTCAATCTCAGTCTTGGAAAAAGCTTTCAACGTATGTTGTAGGTACTGCTGGTTATATTGCACCAG AGAATGCATATGTAATAGTGCAGAGCAGAAAGTCAGATGTGTACAGCTACGGGGTAGTCCTGCTTGAGTTACTAACCAGAAAGAGAGTGGTTGTTGAGGAGGAAAGAAAGGTAACCGGTTTAGTGAGTTGGGTTAGATCTATCTGGTTGGAAACAGGAAAAATTGAGGAGATTGTTGATCCAGATCTTGCAAATGCATTTCCCAGTTCAGGACGACTAGCATGGCAAGTCACTAAGGTGCTTTTATTGGCATTAAGATGCACCGAGAGGAAGCCGCGTAAGAGACCAACCATGAAAGACATTGTTGGCTACTATCAGCAAGAGATATTCAAGTTGAGTTGCGATGATGTGGATATGGTTAATGAAGATGTTGTTGATGTGGCACCACAACCATACAGTGTTCCATTTTTCAGTACTAATCCATTTTCTGACACTCAGTGTGACTCTTATATGCATGGTGAAACTAGTGAGGCTGCAATGCTGAGACATAACAAGTTTGCATTATATGTGGACAATGAACCTCAAGATTCTAATGGTTTCAGCTGGTGGCAAGATTTTAGTCAATCTCAAAATTCTTTGGTTGATTGGAATGTGATGGCTACAACTAAAACTTCTGTTGATGGATTCACAGTTAAATTAATAGGCAATGGTAAGACATATACTGAACAAGTAGTAGTAACTGCACTATTTGTTCATAAAGTAACCTATACTTGGCCTTATTTGTTCTTCCTTCCAACTGTGAATGGACCAGTAGTTACTCAACCCTTCAACTGGTTTTTCCTCTCTTGTTTGACTCAGTATATGTATCAGCAGAAATCATTGAAATCACAGCTCAAGTCCTGCTTTATAGCACCTATCAATGACTCTTCATCTTGTGTTATTGTGTGTAACAATGGAGTAAATGGTCGATGA
- the LOC112762683 gene encoding LOW QUALITY PROTEIN: structural maintenance of chromosomes protein 3 (The sequence of the model RefSeq protein was modified relative to this genomic sequence to represent the inferred CDS: deleted 1 base in 1 codon), translated as MVYLFPTSNSFLSTELTSQIDQKITELVSEQQKIEAECCSWKIRIEQFKQDIANANKQKQLISKALSKKVLLYFLYYISILYKQTEARKAELETNLTTNLRRRKREGKEALSDLNPEIKELKEQLVACKTDRIETEARKAELETNLTTNLRRRKQELEAVISSADDDTLGVDAGLKAQELSDAKLLVDDATEQLSRVSNSISARSKEIKQIKEEINKLKSLEDEYERKLQEETKELEQLLSKKNIYSAKEEEYAKKIRELGPLTSDAFETYKRRNIKELHKALHRCNDQLQQFSHVNKKALDQYINLTEQREELQKRQAELDAGDEKIRELISVLDQRKDESIERTFKGVAWHFQKVFSELVPGGHGLLFMMKKKEGGHDDDEDDEVGPREANPEGRVEKYIGVEVKVSFTGQGKTQSMKQLSGGQKTVVALTLIFAIQRCDPAPFYLFDEIDAALDPRYRTAVGNMIRCLADFSTTQFITTTFRPELVTVADKIYEVTHKSRVSRVNVVSKDDARLFQKLKTNERFIL; from the exons ATGGTATATTTGTTTCCAACCTCCAATAGTTTTCTTTCCACTGAACTAACCTCACAGATAGACCAAAAGATCACTGAACTTGTTTCCGAGCAGCAGAAGATTGAGGCTGAGTGTTGCTCATGGAAAATCAGAATT GAACAATTTAAGCAGGACATTGCAAATGCTAACAAGCAGAAGCAATTGATTTCTAAGGCACTTTCAAAAAAGGTGTTATTATATTTTCTATATTATATTTCTATATTATACAAGCAGACGGAAGCACGGAAAGCGGAGCTGGAAACTAATCTAACAACAAACCTGAGGAGAAGAAAGCGAGA AGGAAAAGAAGCTTTGTCTGATTTGAATCCCGAAATCAAGGAACTTAAAGAGCAGCTTGTTGCATGCAAGACTGATCGTATCGAG ACGGAAGCACGGAAAGCGGAGCTGGAAACTAATCTAACAACAAACCTGAGGAGAAGAAAGCAAGAGTTGGAAGCTGTAATATCATCTGCTGATGATGACACTCTGGGTGTAGATGCTGGATTGAAGGCGCAGGAACTTAGCGATGCTAAATTGTTAGTTGATGATGCAACGGAGCAGCTTAGTA GAGTCTCTAATAGTATAAGTGCACGATCAAAGGAAATTAAACAGATCAAAGAAGAAATCAATAAGTTGAAG TCTTTGGAGGATGAGTATGAAAGAAAACTTCAGGAAGAAACAAAAGAATTAGAGCAGTTGctgagtaaaaaaaatatatattctgctAAAGAAGAGGAATATGCAAAGAAAATAAGGGAACTGGGCCCATTGACATCAGATGCATTTGAGAC GTACAAAAGGAGGAATATCAAAGAATTGCATAAAGCGTTGCACAGGTGCAATGATCAACTGCAGCAGTTCAGTCATGTAAACAAGAAAGCGCTTGACCAGTATATAAATTTGACAGAACAACGAGAGGAACTTCAGAAAAGGCAAGCTGAACTTGATGCAGGAGATGAG AAAATTAGAGAGCTAATATCTGTACTTGATCAACGGAAGGATGAATCAATAGAGCGCACTTTCAAAGGTGTTGCTTGGCATTTTCAAAAAGTGTTTTCTGAACTCGTACCGGGGGGTCATGGTCTTCTGTTTATGATGAAGAAGAAG GAGGGTGGTcacgatgatgatgaggatgatgaggTTGGTCCTCGTGAAGCAAACCCAGAGGGTAGAGTAGAAAAGTACATTGGAGTGGAAGTGAAG GTTTCTTTTACTGGACAAGGAAAGACACAGTCCATGAAGCAGTTGTCTGGGGGTCAAAAGACTGTAGTTGCTCTTACACTTATCTTTGCCATACAACGATGTGATCCTGCTCCGTTTTATCTATTTGATGAGATTGATGCGGCTCTGGATCCACGATACAGAACTGCTGTTGGAA ATATGATCCGCTGTCTGGCAGACTTTTCAACCACACAATTTATCACAACAACATTCCGCCCAGAGCTTGTGACAGTTGCTGACAAGATCTATGAAGTAACGCATAAAAGCCGGGTTAGCCGTGTTAATGTTGTATCCAAGGACGATGCTAGattgtttcaaaaattaaaaaccaaTGAGCGGTTTATACTATAG
- the LOC112762685 gene encoding receptor-like protein kinase, whose translation MVKDDIIKVDDGCIVGRGAHAIVYKVQHNGLALAVKKIVFRGQDNKRLEIMKREVETLYMIKHINLVSILGYSVAKDYGLIFTRYMEKGSLHDILHRNIPSPAWNVRLKIAHGIAQGLKYLHYDCDPPIVHRDIKPQNILLDAEMEPHISDFGTANIRNLAEDSYTHSDFPWQKLSARIAGTAGYMAPECAYATEPSRTFDVYSYGVVLLELITRKKSVS comes from the exons ATGGTGAAGGATGATATTATCAAAGTAGATGATGGTTGTATTGTTGGCAGAGGAGCCCATGCAATAGTTTATAAAGTCCAGCATAATGGTCTAGCTCTTGCTGTAAAGAAAATTGTATTTAGAGGACAGGACAACAAGCGCTTAGAAATCATGAAAAGAGAAGTCGAAACCCTCTATATGATTAAGCACATAAATTTGGTAAGTATCCTGGGGTACAGCGTGGCTAAGGACTATGGTTTAATATTTACTCGCTACATGGAAAAGGGAAGCCTTCATGATATTTTGCATAGGAACATTCCATCACCAGCCTGGAATGTTCGGCTTAAGATAGCTCATGGAATTGCACAGGGACTAAAATACCTGCATTATGATTGCGATCCGCCGATAGTGCACCGAGACATCAAACCACAGAATATACTCCTTGATGCTGAGATGGAGCCTCATATTTCAGATTTTGGTACTGCCAACATCAGGAACCTAGCTGAGGATTCTTATACTCATTCTGATTTCCCTTGGCAAAAGCTTTCAGCACGTATAGCTGGTACTGCTGGCTATATGGCACCAG AGTGTGCATATGCAACAGAGCCAAGCAGAACTTTTGACGTATATAGCTATGGAGTAGTGTTGCTTGAGCTAATAACCAGAAAAAAGAGTGTTAGTTGA